CTTTTCAAAGATATGCCTGAGGCTATAGAAAATACTGCCAAGATCGCCGAGATGTGCAACCTAGAACTCAAACTTGGAAACTGGGTATTCCCCGCTTTCAAAGTGGAAAGTGGAAGAACTCCTGATGACGAACTCCGCTATCTTGTGTACGAAGGTTTTGCAAAGAGAAATGTTCCTCAAACCGAAGAGCTCATCAAGCGTGCTGAATACGAATTAAAAATTATCAAAGATAAAGGTTACTCACCTTACTTTCTTGTGGTGGCAGACATGTTACGCTTCGCTCGCGAGAACGGCATCCTCTCCAACATCCGCGGATCCGTCTCTGGATCTCTAGTTACATTCTTGTCTGGTATTACAAATATCAACCCGATTGAATACGAAATCCCCTTTGAAAGATTCCTAAATCCAGATCGTCCTTCTGCTCCCGATATTGATATGGACTATGCCGACGATCGTCGAGACGAAGTTATTGACTATGTCCGTCGCAAATATGGTGCAGACAAAGTTGCTCAGATAGGAACCTTCGGAACAATGATGGCGCGCGGTTCTGTTCGCGATGTAGCTAGAGCCATGGGTTACTCTTACGATATCGGTGATCGTATTTCTAAATTGATACCTATGGGTTCACAAGGTTTTCCAATGACTATTGATCATGCTTTTGAACAAGTTCCTGAACTCAAAGAATTGTATAACAGCAATGAAGATACAAAAAAGATTATAGATATGGCCAGAAAGATTGAAGGCTGTGCTCGGCACATCGGAGTTCACGCTGCTGGAGTGGTCATATCACCTACAGCTCTCACCGACTTTACCGCATTACAATTTGATCCAAAAGGAGAAGGTAAGATCATCACTCAATACGACATGTATTCAATAGAAGAAGCTGGGTTACTCAAGTTTGACTTCTTGGGCTTAAAAAACTTGACCATCATCGCTGACGCTATCAATCGTATAGAAAAAATTGACGGTGTAAAAATAAGTGCTGACACAATACCAGTTGATGATAAGAAAACATTTGAAATGTTGGCTCGTGGCGAAACTGCCGATTTGTTCCAATTGAACGGTGACGGCATGACCAGATTCCTGAAAGAGCTCAAACCCTCTACTATTCACGATATAAACGCCATGGTGGCATTATATCGCCCAGGCCCTATCCAATTCATCCCTGACTACATAGCTCGCAAACACGACCCAAAACTGATCAAATACCTTGATCCTGCCCTAGAGAGGATTCTTCAGAAAACTTACGGCGTTCTCGTCTATCAAGATGACCTCCTCATCATGGCTCACGACTTGGCTGGATATAGTTGGATAGAAGTGGATAAATTCCGTAAAGCTGTCGGTAAAAAGATTCCGGAAGAAATGGCCAAACAAAAAGAAAAGTTTATTGAAGGTTGTATCAAGCACAGTAAGTGGTCAGAAAAGAAAGCCAAAGAAATCTGGAAATGGATTGAACCTTTTGCTGCTTACGGATTCAACAAAGCTCACTCTGTATCATATGGTCGCGTAGCCTATCTCACCGCATATCTCAAAGCCCACTTCCCTGAAATTTACCTTTCAGCTGTTCTAACATCTGAACAAGGTGAGACAGAAAAAGTAGCCGAAACTATTGCCGAATGTAAACGCATAGGTATTCCCGTCTTACCACCAGATGTAAATGAAAGTTTCAGTCAGTTTACGGTGGTTAAAGAACTGGAGGCTTCTGGCTCCCACTCTTATCGTATCCGTTTCGGACTAGTAACAATCAAAAACTTTGGACAAGGTATCTCTACAGCTATTATTGATGAGCGAAAGAAAAATGGTAAATTCAAATCTCTATCCAATTTCCTAGATCGCGTAAAAGATCGTAACTTAAATAAAAAATCTCTAGAATCACTCATCAAAGCCGGAGCAATGGATTGTTTTGGAGAAGATCGTGGAACTTTACTTGGCAACATTGACCTTTTACTTGATTACAACAAAGAAAATTCCGCTAATAATTCCGACCAAAATTCCCTCTTTGGAACAATGTCTGATCATGCCAGTGTACCAACTCTTCGCTTAAATAAAGTTCCTCCTGTAGAGATGCACGATCGACTGACTTGGGAAAAAGAACTTCTGGGACTTTATGTTTCTGGTCATCCACTAGAACGTTATCGAAGCATGATTGAGAAAAAAGAGATGAATATAAAAAAGGCTTTGGAAACTGCCAAAGAAGATTCGTTGGTTATCTTTGCTGCGATCATAAACGAAGTACGTCTTGTTCAAACAAAAAATAATGAAACCATGGCATTCATCACTCTTTCTGATTTTTCCGGCTCAGCTGAAGCCGTGGTCTTCCCTAGGACTTACAAAGAATTTCGCGAACTGATAGTTGTAGACAAATGTTTAGCAGTCAAAGCCAAAGTTAATACTAGAAATAATGAAAAAGGATTTATTCTTGATAGAGTAAAAGGGTTGTAAATCAAGGTCGGACCTTGATAAAGAAAAACGCATATCAGTAGAGCTGACATGCGCTTTTTTGTAACCAAAACGATTTCTTATGATTCCGGGATTGCACCGCGACAGAAATAAACACCAATCTCGTCAACCGACCTAGTGGCACAAACATCATATACGCCTATGCCCTTTGTATCCCATTCACCAACAACAACGATGCCACCATCAGAGAAACGCTCACGGGTTGAAGCATAAGTATCTTCCAATAAACGTTCTTGATTTACAATCAAACAAACCATCAGATTGTAGATTACCTCCACTGGTGTCGGACGGAAAAGCCTGTTCAATTTAAGATTGAGGCATTTACCGGTAACATCTCTCCAATGACCATCATTGAGAAGCTCTCGGAGATTTTCCCTACAAGCCTCAAACTCATCAACAGCCTTTTGGTACTCCCCAGGCAATTCCTGTCCATCATAGACTTCGTTCCTTAGATAATCAGCAATCGCCTGTGTCTGTTCAACATAGTCCTTGCCAACAGATCCAGGAATGACTTCCCTGCTAACCAATTTCCAACCAGCATACGGTGTACTTCCGGAAAAGAAATACTCCGGTTCGCAAAATCTGGAATTCTTCAGAAAGGTATCTCCTTCCAATTTATTACCGAGAGAATCGCGAATCTTATTCATAGTAAGCGGAAAACCATCACTGGCTTTGCTCACTTGAAAAATCAGATACTGACCCAATTTACAAGCTATTCTCATATCCTCTCTTGTAAACGGGATGCTGGGTGTGAATTTTGGAATCATTACACCACCAATCTTTGCAACCTCCCTAGGTCCAAAGATATCAATATCAGAACCGGAAGAATTACTTATATGTAAACAGCTTGGTTTTTCCATCGTTTTCATAATTTTTCCTTCTATACATTGTTTTTAGTTTTCAATTATCAATTGCCCTGCTGGGCTTTTATTCTTTCTATTCATAGTTTTACCACTTATGTTATAAGCCAGTCAAGTGTTTACTTTTTATAATTTAACTCTGTTTCGATTAAAAAACAAAACCGCTATAAAGCGGTCTTGTTTTCCATATCATGTTTGGTATCAATTGATAGGACTTGTCATTGGTACAATGATAACAAAATTATGAATAATTTGTCAACCACAAACTTCATTTTACTTAGCCGGTTAGGGGAATCGGACCCCTGTGATATGGAATGACAAGTCCAATCACGTTACCAAACAACCGGCTCAACACAACTATATCAAAACAAGTTAAAATCCTGATTAAGAAAGATTAAAGAAACAATGAAGAAAAGCCCTTTACATCTTCCCCCTATTTTTGTATCATTATCATGCTACTATAATTGTCGAGTCGGTCAATAAACCAAGGAGTGTAGGAAGTCGCGGTGTCTACCAAACGCCGATGGAAAAATCCATGTACACCGAAAAAAACTGTGTTGTACCACATCTAGGTGTACCCAATCCACAATGAAGTAGGAATGGAGGCCCTTGCCAATAGGCAAGAGCAAAGTCCGGTGGAACCGCGATCTTCATCGCCCGGGCAACGCAATTCTTCGCGTTGCCTGGGCATTTCTTTTTTAAAAAATCATTAGTAAATTTATTAAAATAAAATTATATGGACCAAAATAACAAGGAACAACTAGAACATGTTCGCCACACTCTCGCTCATCTCTTGGCTTCGGCGGTATTAGAGATATACCCCGATGCAAAACCAACCATTGGTCCAGCTGTAGACAACGGATTCTATTACGACTTTGAATTTTCAAAACCTATCGTTGCTGAAGATTTGAAAGATATAGAAAAAAAGATGAGAAAAACTCTTCCTTCTTGGAAAGAAATAAAAGGTCAAGAAATCTCAGCTGATGATGCTCGTAAATTATTCAAAGACAATCCATACAAATTAGAACTCATTGAAGAGATTGTCTCCAAAAACGAACCTATAACCGTTTACACTGCCGGCTCCACTTCTCCAACTCCCAACTCCCAACTCCCAACTTCTTCCTTCACCGACCTCTGTCGTGGTGGTCATTCAGAAAATCCAGCCAAAGAGATCGCTTCCGACTCATTCAAACTAAATCGTATCGCCGGTGCTTATTGGCGTGGCAGTGAGAAAAATAAAATGCTCACACGTATTTACGGTTTATCTTTCAATACGAAACAAGAACTAGACGAATACGAAACAATGGTCAAAGAAGCTGAAAAAAGAGATCACCGCAAACTAGGTAAAGAAATGGATATCTTTGAATTTGACGATGATGTAGGACCTGGACTCCCTCTCTGGCTTCCAAATGGCGGAGCAATGATAGAGGCTTTGGAAGCACTAGCCAAAGAGACTGAATTTAAGATGAATTATGTTCGAGTCAGAACTCCTCATATAGCAAAGGATTCAATGTATATAAGAAGTGGTCACTTACCATATTACGAAGAGAGTATGTTCCCTCCTATGGAATATGAAGGTGGAAAATATTATATGAAGGCCATGAATTGCCCTCATCATCACAAAATCTTCGGTTCAAGGATGAGAAGTTATCGAGAATTACCTCTACGTTTGGCAGAATACGGAACATGTTATCGCCACGAAAAAAGTGGTGAACTCTTTGGTCTCATGCGTGTACGAACAATGCAAATGAACGATGCACATATTTATTGCACCGAAGAACAATTTGCTAGTGAATTCCGAGCAGTGAACGACATGTATATCAAATACTTCCAGATCTTTGGTGTAAAAAAATACATCATGCGTTTTTCAACTCACGATCCAAAAAGACTCGGTGAAAAATTCGTCAATGAACCTGAGCTATGGAAAAAGACGGAAGATATGGTACGCAAAGTGCTGGTTGATTCTAATATTCCATTTATAGAAGTACCGAACGAGGCCGCTTTCTATGGACCAAAGATTGACGTGCAAGTCTGGAGTGCTATCGGTCGTGAATTCACTCTAGCAACCAATCAAGTAGACTTCGCCGTACCAAAACGTTTTGACCTTGTATATACAGACAAAGATGGCACTGCCAAGACACCTCTTTGTATTCACCGTGCTCCACTCGGTACTCACGAACGCTTCATCGGCTTCCTTATAGAGCACTACGGTGGCAATTTCCCTCTTTGGTTGGCTCCGATCCAAGTCAAAGTTATTCCTGTTGCTGAAGCTCACCTTGAAACAGCAAAGAAAATGAATGACATGTTGCGCAATGAAATGGTTCGTTCAGAAGTAGATATGTCCAATGACGGCTTTGGTAAAAAGATCAGAAATGCCAAGACTTCAAAAATTCCTTACTTTATTATCATCGGCGACAAAGATATGACTGCAAATAAAGTGACTTTAGAAAGTCGTGATCATGGTCAAATCGGTCAACTAGATGCTGAGGAAGTTTTGAAAAAGATTGTAGAAGAAATTAAAGAGAGAAAATAATTAGAAAATATCTCAGACACGTAAAAAGCCCCGAAGGGCTTTTTACTTATACATTTTATTTGGATTGCACCCGCCTGCCTCTTACCTCCTACCTCTTAACTCCCTGTTCCTTAAATCTTCTTCCTATTGAACAAGAGATAAAATACAGTGAAGAACAAGATAAGGATAATAATGATAGCTACCCAACCCCAAGGAACATTTTCCAATGAGAATAGAGAAGCGGCAGACAAGTTGGAATTGACGACTGGAGCTGGAGTAACAACAGCTGTTGTTACAGGAGCCACTTTCTTTACTACAGCTTTGTAAGGTGCAGCAATAGCAAGTGAATTACTACATGCCTTTGTTCCTGTGCGACCATCAGCTGAAGTTACAGTGACGATAGCATTCTTGGAACCGGATGTAGAATAATACTTGATAATTGAACTTCCTGAACCTGTAAGGTTATCAGAACCAGACCAAGAATAAGTATAAGGGGCGACTCCGCCAGTGACCTCAGCATTCCAATTTATAGGCTGATTAATCTTGGCATTTGTAGGATCAGCGTAACAACCAATATCAAGAGTGTTTGAATACATTCCTACTTGGTATGTT
This Candidatus Paceibacterota bacterium DNA region includes the following protein-coding sequences:
- the dnaE gene encoding DNA polymerase III subunit alpha, with protein sequence MSRFTHLHTHSHYSLLTALPKLDDLVSEAKKCGMTSLAITDNGNLYAAIEFYKTCQKKEIKPIIGVDFYVAVRTRKDMQAGIDNRRTRLVLLAMNETGYRNLVKLVTDSNLEGFYYKPRIDKELLEKYNEGLIAISPSFSGDIAQSLKSRNQDKAKEVVEFYKKVFGDRLFIEITHHPEIDGHEENMKVLYEFAKEQNIPVMAAHDVYYLHQEDRFARETLLRVNSHSDSSEKVSDGDEDDFSFISSERAEELFKDMPEAIENTAKIAEMCNLELKLGNWVFPAFKVESGRTPDDELRYLVYEGFAKRNVPQTEELIKRAEYELKIIKDKGYSPYFLVVADMLRFARENGILSNIRGSVSGSLVTFLSGITNINPIEYEIPFERFLNPDRPSAPDIDMDYADDRRDEVIDYVRRKYGADKVAQIGTFGTMMARGSVRDVARAMGYSYDIGDRISKLIPMGSQGFPMTIDHAFEQVPELKELYNSNEDTKKIIDMARKIEGCARHIGVHAAGVVISPTALTDFTALQFDPKGEGKIITQYDMYSIEEAGLLKFDFLGLKNLTIIADAINRIEKIDGVKISADTIPVDDKKTFEMLARGETADLFQLNGDGMTRFLKELKPSTIHDINAMVALYRPGPIQFIPDYIARKHDPKLIKYLDPALERILQKTYGVLVYQDDLLIMAHDLAGYSWIEVDKFRKAVGKKIPEEMAKQKEKFIEGCIKHSKWSEKKAKEIWKWIEPFAAYGFNKAHSVSYGRVAYLTAYLKAHFPEIYLSAVLTSEQGETEKVAETIAECKRIGIPVLPPDVNESFSQFTVVKELEASGSHSYRIRFGLVTIKNFGQGISTAIIDERKKNGKFKSLSNFLDRVKDRNLNKKSLESLIKAGAMDCFGEDRGTLLGNIDLLLDYNKENSANNSDQNSLFGTMSDHASVPTLRLNKVPPVEMHDRLTWEKELLGLYVSGHPLERYRSMIEKKEMNIKKALETAKEDSLVIFAAIINEVRLVQTKNNETMAFITLSDFSGSAEAVVFPRTYKEFRELIVVDKCLAVKAKVNTRNNEKGFILDRVKGL
- the thrS gene encoding threonine--tRNA ligase produces the protein MDQNNKEQLEHVRHTLAHLLASAVLEIYPDAKPTIGPAVDNGFYYDFEFSKPIVAEDLKDIEKKMRKTLPSWKEIKGQEISADDARKLFKDNPYKLELIEEIVSKNEPITVYTAGSTSPTPNSQLPTSSFTDLCRGGHSENPAKEIASDSFKLNRIAGAYWRGSEKNKMLTRIYGLSFNTKQELDEYETMVKEAEKRDHRKLGKEMDIFEFDDDVGPGLPLWLPNGGAMIEALEALAKETEFKMNYVRVRTPHIAKDSMYIRSGHLPYYEESMFPPMEYEGGKYYMKAMNCPHHHKIFGSRMRSYRELPLRLAEYGTCYRHEKSGELFGLMRVRTMQMNDAHIYCTEEQFASEFRAVNDMYIKYFQIFGVKKYIMRFSTHDPKRLGEKFVNEPELWKKTEDMVRKVLVDSNIPFIEVPNEAAFYGPKIDVQVWSAIGREFTLATNQVDFAVPKRFDLVYTDKDGTAKTPLCIHRAPLGTHERFIGFLIEHYGGNFPLWLAPIQVKVIPVAEAHLETAKKMNDMLRNEMVRSEVDMSNDGFGKKIRNAKTSKIPYFIIIGDKDMTANKVTLESRDHGQIGQLDAEEVLKKIVEEIKERK